The nucleotide window GGCCGCGCGCTAACGAATCGCGCGCGACCGATTCTTCGTCGCCGACGACGCCGGGCAGCAGCCGCGCGACGGCATCCACGATCACCAGCGCCGGCAGCTCCCCGCCGGTCAGCACGTAATCGCCGATCGAGACTTCCTCGGTGGCCAGCTGCTGCCGGACCCGGTCGTCCACCCCTTCGTACCGGCCGCACAGGATCACCACGTGCGGCAGCGCGGCCAGCCTCTCGGCCGCCGCGTGGTCGAACGGCCGGCCGTCGGGCGTCGTCAGGATGACGGCTGACGGCCGGCCGCGGCTGGCGGCAATCGTGTCGACGGCGCGGAAGAACGGCTCGGGCTTCATCACCATGCCCGGCCCTCCCCCGTAGGCGACATCGTCCACGACGTGGTGCTTGTCGTCCGTGAACGCCCGCAGGTCGTGGATGCGCACGTCGAAGAGCCCGCGCTCGATCGCCCGGCCGAGGACCCCCTCGCGCAGGGATGCCTCCACCATCGCCGGGAAAATCGTGACGATCTCGAATGTCATGCCCTTAAGGGCGGCGGCTCTCGTTCAGTTCGATCAGCCCCTCGGGCGGCGCGATGACGATCGTGCGCCGCTCCGGCTCGACCGACACGCAGATTTCGCTCGCCAGCGGAATGAGCACCTCGCCGCGGCGCGTGTCCACCACCAGGGTGCTGCGCTCGGTGGGCCCTTCCACCGCCTTCACCGTGCCCACCACCCTGCCTTCGGCGGTCTTCACCTCGCACCCGACCAGGTGGTGGCGATAGAACGCCCCTTCAGGGAGCGCCACCAGCTCGGACTCGGGCACGCGCAACTCGGCGCCCGCCAGCGCCTCGGCGTCGTCCATCGTCGCCACCCCTTCGAACCCGAGCACGGGCCGTCCCTGGTGAAACCGCACGCTCCTGATGGCGAGCGGTTTCGGCGCGCCGGCCGCGCCGGACACGAAGACGGTCCGTCCCGGCTGGAACCGTTCCTCCGGAAAATCGGTGTCCGGATTGACGATCACCTGGCCCTTGTTCCCGTGGGCGCGCGCGACGCGCCCGACAAGGACCAACGACCGAAAGTCAGTCTCTGAACTCGACATTCACGCGCCGGTCCTCCAGTTCCGCCGCGGCCGCGGCGAGCGCGCGAATGGCCGCCGCCGTGCGTCCCTGCCGCCCGATGACGCGCCCGAGATCCCCCGGCGCCATGAACAGCTCCACGAGGAGCTGACCGCGGTGATCCGTCTCGGTCACCTTCACGTCGCCCGGGTGATCGGCAAGCGCCCGCGCGACGACCTCGACGACGTCGCGCGCGCGGCTCATGACGCCGCCTGTTCCGTCGCCGCCGCGGCCGGCTGCGCGGGGATCCGCGCCACCAGCGTGCGCAGGCTGTCGGACGCCTTCGCGCCCTGCTTCAGCCAGTACTCGAGCCGCTCGCGGTTGATGTTCAGCCGCTCGGGCC belongs to Acidobacteriota bacterium and includes:
- the trmD gene encoding tRNA (guanosine(37)-N1)-methyltransferase TrmD, with the protein product MTFEIVTIFPAMVEASLREGVLGRAIERGLFDVRIHDLRAFTDDKHHVVDDVAYGGGPGMVMKPEPFFRAVDTIAASRGRPSAVILTTPDGRPFDHAAAERLAALPHVVILCGRYEGVDDRVRQQLATEEVSIGDYVLTGGELPALVIVDAVARLLPGVVGDEESVARDSLARGLLDYPQFTRPANFRGAEVPPVLLSGHHAEIERWRRREALRRTLETRPELLERAALTGDDRRLLDELKEEHEQ
- the rimM gene encoding ribosome maturation factor RimM; amino-acid sequence: MVLVGRVARAHGNKGQVIVNPDTDFPEERFQPGRTVFVSGAAGAPKPLAIRSVRFHQGRPVLGFEGVATMDDAEALAGAELRVPESELVALPEGAFYRHHLVGCEVKTAEGRVVGTVKAVEGPTERSTLVVDTRRGEVLIPLASEICVSVEPERRTIVIAPPEGLIELNESRRP
- a CDS encoding KH domain-containing protein, yielding MSRARDVVEVVARALADHPGDVKVTETDHRGQLLVELFMAPGDLGRVIGRQGRTAAAIRALAAAAAELEDRRVNVEFRD
- the rpsP gene encoding 30S ribosomal protein S16; translated protein: MLVIRMRRAGSKKRPFFRVVVTEKTSPRDGSFVEVLGDYNPRTRPERLNINRERLEYWLKQGAKASDSLRTLVARIPAQPAAAATEQAAS